From the genome of Pleuronectes platessa chromosome 12, fPlePla1.1, whole genome shotgun sequence:
TCTCAATATCTATCCACAGGTTGTTgtcaatttaaaaagaaataattattcctccttttctttttggttttgtccaaatctccttgtgtgtgttgttctcccCCTTGATTTTCTCATGCATCTGTCTCAtaaatctattaaaaaaaaagagcaaatagAATCCAAGCACTGTTTAACATTCCGTAATGATTAACTCACATTTATCGTCCTTATCTGTCGCTGTAACGTTTCAATCAGTCGTAAATCTTTGCTAAGAACACACACGACTACGCCAGGATTCAATCTCTAAAGCCAGTTACAGTGTCCAGAGATGGGACTCTGTGGATCTGAACCAGCAGAGAGTTCCTGGCCTTTGCCCagtttcccacatttttatgtGTTCAAGTGCTTTGTCTGAATCTTTTAGTGTTTAATTAGAACAGCTTTATTTTCATGGGGCACTTTGTGACTTCCCCTTTGAAAGGTGGGACATTAAATCAACTGTATATATCACCTTACTTACACTGGAGGCCCTGTCATCATGCGTTCTCAGGCTAGTCAGGGGCATGGAGAGTAGGGagaggaggggcgggggggttggAGGTCAGGCTaatagaggaagagaaggagtttCTTTAGGATGCAGAACTTGACTGGAAACATGTGAAGactgtcaaaatgtctgctacGAAAAGTTTTTACACCCACTGTGAATTTATTTCTCTAGAGGAGAGGTGCTtcacaatataaaatataagtgCAACATGGTGAAtcacagaaaagagaaaaatcgTACACTTGCTTTGGTCACATTTTGAtttaaccttttttattttctatttttaatcattttgtcaataaaatatcagaaaatgTGTGAATGATCATTAGAAATGCAGCTGGGTGATAGAagatattgttttctttttaagttaATGTTCCAAAATCCAAATAAGTATTCATGTTACTCTCATGACAAAGATAAGCAGAAGTTCACAGGAGCTTGTTGAGCTGGAAAGAAGTGTTGATATTTTTTCtagatgtttttaaaaagatttCCTTACTTAAATGCTGGAAAAATTATGTGggttattttaattcatgaatGAAACCTGTGTTTTCAGATTCCATCGGCCCTAGAGTCGCCCGCTGTCAGCCGGACGTCAGCACCACGACCTCTCGGGGTCGGGGGGGCCACAGCTCCCAGCCCTGCGGACCCTCAGCGCACAGCTCAGTCCACTTTACTTACCCCTGATGTATTTATATCCCCAGTGACAGCTACAGGTTGTGTCTTAAGGCCCCGGCCATCCACAGGCTCTTGtgaaacacatcacacaaaTCTTTAGCTGTAGAACCATTTATTTATTGCATTTGACCAGAGCCTCCTTTTTTTTGGATTCACTTCCGGCCTTCAAGTTTCCCCAGAGGTAGAAATGGGTGAATCTGCCCTCGTTACAATGAATGTGGCTCAAGTGTACTTTCGAGTTTTCGTACATGCTGTGGTTTGCCTTGTCGATAACTGCCAAACGCCCATATATGGACATCCTCCTGGAGCAGGAGGTGCGAGTGATTGGATGGTTGTGTGCTGTTGTCACGGGTcagggaggggggcggggggggggggggggggctggctctGCTCCCATGTGCCCCTCACAGCTCAGTCTGAAATACTGCAGTTCATTCGGTTTCAGACACATTCAAAGTGTAACATTGCCACTAGGGGGCGTTATATCATCAGGGTTGTGGCCCGTGAGGATGCAGCCGTTTGTGTAGATGAAGAATAAACTGCGAATGTTATATTTATAACCGCTGAGGGAGCTGTGGGCTCCTGAGGCTCTCACAGCGTAGTGCAATGGAAATCACTCGGAGTAGAGCCGCTGCTAGTCGCCCGGCCCTCGTCCTGATGGTCCGGTGCCATCACTCATCCTGCGTTGAGTCATCAAGCTTGTAGGGGATGTACTTTCCGTGCTTTGACTCCGGTATCTCATGTTTAAGGCCTACTCAGAGTGATTTGGTgccaaagaggaagaggaagaggaagccaGATCTGTCTCCTACTGGGTCCAGCTTGTCGTGTGGACTTCACATGAAGGTTCTGTGAAAATCGAGCAGCCAGGGAGGGTTCAACAGCTGAATGTTAAATGTGACGAGGGTCGTTAACGATGATTTGTATTTGGCTGAGAACCCAAAACATATAACTTCAGCTGTCAGAAATATTGAAGGACtcataaaagaagaagaagaaaagaaaaaaacaaaaaaaacatgttgcctACTCATTCCCGTCATCTGAAAGTCAACAAACACACTCGACTCGCGTTCAAACAAAAGTCCTTGTCATTCCAACAACTGAAGAGGAGCCAGTCGTCCTCTCAGAGGCCGCAACATGAAATGATGCGCGCTGATGGCAAAAGATACCGACAGTATTCATTCATGTCAATATCTATGTTCTTGTATATTGATTATTTTGTACAGGATGTATATGGAGCATGTGCATACATTTAAATCCCCTTGACTACCAATATGATACAATGCAACGTCGATGTGAATGTTTTAAGCTCTGATTTAAGTCgtcctttttttattctatcGTCTCGTGCGGCGCAAACACAGCCGCTGTTTCTGGTCTGTCTTTATCAAATCTACTGGTTTCCCGAGCAAACCATGGATGAGACATTCTGCAGGTAAATAAATCCCATTGCTTCATCCTCTGCTCAGTAGGTGCAGTTCAGCCTCTTCATGCGTAGTGACTCAGTATCTCCTCAGACCGTACGTTACCTTGTGCAAACtcgaaaaaagaaacaaacagtaaacagactgtaaataaagatggaagacgcgtctccacttcctcccactacccAGAAATGAAATAACCTGAATGTGAACGCTGCCATTCTGcgtatttggagccagagtctgtgcggCTTATTGATTGGAGGTCCCACCAAtacacacactcgaccaatcatgagtcagtcagTTAAAGTTAAATGAGACAAAGCAGATCTGGTATCACTTTATTTTAACCCAGAGCGCTGTATTTAACACTTAAAGACAGGATACAGTCAATGAGTTAATGGTTATGTAGTTGTAAAcagatataaagtatttatcaGTGTATTTTTAAACTCCTTATATGAAGCAGAGACACATTTATGAACAGTTTACAACAATTACATCCATCTGATACAATGTTATTAACCATTTATAGCATCGTTCTTAAGAGACTACATTATACTGTGTTACAAATGTTTACTGGTTATAAATTTTAAAATGAGGCAGTAAAATAAAGTGGTACCTGATAAGAAGCTTTAGATATATATGTGTTATCTAGTCCAGGCAACAGAGTTGTGCTTTACCTTTTAAAACATATGTGACTTTATAATTACATAAAGGGGAAAGCTTTTCTGGATTATTGCCACATCAATAAGTTTGTCTTTCTTCGGAAACAGTGATGCCTTAAACGTGAACTTAAGTACGGCTACTGTTGCTTTGCAATTACGGAGACTTCCACCGTTTGATGGACATGTTTACACGTGTGAACGTCTGCTGCCGTGAAGCGTccctcatcacttccttcaaatCCAAACCCACATTTCAGACAGGAGCCATCACCagatctctgctgctgctgctgctgatccaaAGTCTTTCATAATCTTTTCTCGATCCTGTAAAAACTCACAGGGAGGCGACATGACTCGCCTCGGGAATCGATTTCTCTTCTTCTAACTCCAAAGGCAGAAAGAGGCTCAAAGCAGCAAAGACCCAGAACTGAACGTGTCACACGGACTATAAACACCTTTACTGTATGTTTGACAGTAAATACTCATCTTTGAACTTATATGAtgtcgtatatatatatatatatatatatcccagAAGTCCGTACTGTTACGTGCAAACTGtgtatattgtttttgtatataAAGAATCATGGAAAAAGCATCAGTTTTGTCATAATTCTCTTTTCATCTTTCTTTATAGCGCTTACTGAGATGAAGACAATTTAAAATTCCATTGAGGCCAAAACTTGAGTTGGGGAAAATGTGCACGAATGGTGTTTGCCCCGAGGCTACAAATAACTAGATCCTTTCTGTTTGTCTAGACTTTATAACTCAAGATATTGTATTTCTTCATACCCAAACAATACGTCAAAGAAGGAACTTTTCATATATCACCCATTTTCTCAGTGTATTACTGAAGGCTAAGATCCTCCTTGCAgaagtcagttttcagtcagtccTTGAATTCCACATTATAATTCACTATTCAAAGACACTGGTGAGGTTTTGTCACTAAATCATTTCAATCAATCCCATTATATCCTTCGTATTTAATGTGAATTAAGCTTTTACAGTGTATGAGATCAAATTAACAAAGCATTCATCTTTTCTCATCACCTTCCACGAGCCCTGATTTTAAAAACCTGTCAGTTCCTTTTCCCTCAAACTGAGTCTCTGCTTCGGTTACAATTGATCCGTCGGCCTGTTGGTCCGTTCCACACTTCACTGGAATATGTCGACTGTAAGAGATTGCTATTGGATGCCATGTTGCCACGACAACAGAGATGCATGGTGCCCAGGGGATGAATCCTGACGACCTCAGCGTTCCTCTGAACTTTCATCTAGCGACTAAGTGAGGTTAGCATGTGGGTGGATTTGATGGAAACGTTTCATTACAGTCACGACACATCCtcatgatgaaatgtaataactcaTTTCCATCCAGCATCAACATCTACATTTTTTaccttattttatttcattgatgAAATTCTTACAAAACCAGTCTTTAGTGatatttaccaaaatgttttttattaagcTCAAAATACTGATACTAACGAGTACTCACCCTATTGTAACCCCAACTTAAATGAATTTGACAAAAGCAACAACTGTAAACTTAAAGCAATACTATGTATCATAagttttactgagcaacagcgccctctgcagccacacgcaGTAATTCGTTCTGTTGGGCTCCGTATCCAAACGATCAAGTGGTTTTTGTATAgacaaaaataaagtttatcaaCGTGTAGACCCCCGCTGAACTGCAACACAACTAAtcagtggatattacccatcATCCCCGGCaccctgaaccagaagagctgctgctgtataaAAAAATCCCCAAGATTCTGTTTGATCTTTGAATACTTTAAAAGTTGAATCAATAAAAACTGGAGATAAACTTTGCTTTTTAATGACTTCTGGTTATTTTTTAACTGTGGCTATTACAGTTGAAATTGCAAATGCAGAACAATTCCAGTGACTCTTCTGTGTATTTCCCAAATAACAATATCATTTTTAGTTTGCGATAAACACACAGGACTTACAGATGAACCTCATCCAACCATCGTCTGTGCCATTAAAACTTTATCTTTCCAGCTAGAGTTCTTGTCTATATTCCAGATAAATGGGAGTTCAGTGGAGGCAGTTTGTTTGTGGTCGCTGAGTGCATGTCTTCttaattaatgtgtgtgttgcaaaCATCTGAGCCTTTGAGCAACTGTATTTAGCCTGTTATGGGAGGTTTCCTCGTCATTGGCCATTAAAGTATcaaatttcagccctttctaCTCTAGCCTGCCAGCTTTTAAGAGGATGTGGGCGTAATGGAGTTGGGTTGGAAGAGCACGAAAAGGAATGGAGAGGGTCAAGGAAAGTaggaaggaggaggcagaggatggTGCTGGTAGGAAATGAGCTTTGGAACAGGTCTGACGGTTCGGAGGCGATGCGGCGTGACCGCAGGGACACGCAGGTTGTAAATTAAAGTTTCTGATTGGCTTTTTTACGTACGCCCACGTGTCACGTGTGTAGCCCTTTGTTTGATAATAGAGCAGAGGAGGATGGTGAGCTACCTCTCCTCTGGTGGGGGAATCTGAACGATGCCCTTCTGCCCTCAGTGATCATAAACCTCCtgcactcttacacacacacagacaaacgcacacacacaaacacacacacacacacggctgtgTTTTCTGACTTACATTGACTGACACTTACTCAAACCTTAATCATAATGTTACTACTTGCCTAACCCTCACCCTTAACTTAATCCTAGCTTTTACCTTTACCTTAACCCTCATGTTAATCTTTACcttaacctgaacctgaacctgaaccctAAACCCTAAACTCTAACCTTTAAACTtaaacctgaacctgaagagcaggtccccacaacatgagtaacactAGGACcaagctcacacaaacacacacagagttttgtGTAGCAatccttattaggactttcATACATTGTGGACAGCCAAACCAAAACCTTCTCCCCATCCACAATCATGACCAATTCATAACTAACTCTAACTTAACCCAACCACAAGTCAAATCTTACCTCCAACCTCAGGAAAGACGAGGGTCTCATTAGGACCTTGGTTTGGTCCCCATTAGCTTATCGTTTATGCTGGAAAGGTCCTAAAGAGTCAACaaaaacaagtacacacacacttttcttcaGCTGGGAGCACACACTCTTCCCCCTTAAATTCTCACCTTTATGTTATACTTCACCACGGCTGTATTTTTCAAAGCTGACCTCTAAACCCAAATGTTAAATCTAGACTGAGGATATGGAACTGAGCTGTACTGCTGATCCTGTGAGGgttgggggagctggagccaatcccagctgacactgggcaTGTTTGACAGTTCAGTTAAACTACCAGTCCAGAAAGTTTTACTGTCTCTGCCCAGAAGTTATAGCAGCTGTAAAGCACACgtgcactcacactcacacacacacacacacacacacacacacactgattctctctctcactctccaaGTTAATGACGTTTCCCAGGCAGGGTGGGAAGTTAGTTCTGTCGCTGGCACCGCGCCTGGAGGGCTCGGCCCTAATGCAGGTCCTCTACTCCATTTCGAAAAACGTCTGGACATTAATCATCGGTCGATATCCTCCGAGGTAACAAAAAGTGTGATTATTTGACAGTTTATTCTGCCCCAGTGGCACTTTTCAAATCACAGTCACTCCCCTTCTCTAATTACTCGCTCTCTTGTGTGAAATGAGGGGTAATAAAAGATTCAATCAATGCACGAAGGGAGGAATATTCTGAGATCTGAGTAATTTTCTGTGCTGAGAAATTGTGAGAAAAGCATGTTTGGTGAGAAACGTGGCTGATCAGTGTGAGAAGCTGCTTCTGAAACAGTTCAGATCAGACGCACATTGAAGCACTTTGTCACCAACATTCATTGGTTTTCGTCTTCTGGTgccatatattatattattcctcaggaagaggaaaaaataaactttcTGCTGCAAAGTCATCAGAGCGTGATGGAGAATGAACAAGGGAGCAGAAAgtgaagagaggaaaagaggaagtgatgaggttctgcaggagggggggggtcggATGAGCAATATGGAATTGAGGGGGGAGTGTTCAGTGGAGGGGAAAAAAGTGGAGGAGAAAAGTTAACACGGGCGAGATTGGATCAAACAGGTGGGTGGCGTAGAAGGGCAAAGATAATTGGATTGCGGGAGCGGACGAATCTGACGGGCGAATGTGCTTCCTGGACCTTTTCAGCGTTTGGCTGAGTGCCGTGTAtaatcagaggggggggggggggggggagcagatgtGGAACATTAGTACCAATGCAGAAAAGGCCAAATAGTTCAAAAAGGCAAAAAGAGAGATGCCTTTGCGGTCTCCCTTGTTAACAGAGCTTTCAAAAGGGCCTGAGAAGGAACAGGAGGAATTGCCGATGTCACAGGGCAGCAGTGATGATGAGTTATAGATTCACTCAGTGGGTGTTGGGTGGTGAGATGTTTTCAGGTCTCCGATTATTGACCTTAATGCGATGGAGGCTCGTATTTACAAGAGACTTAATAGTTGAACCGATACAAAAGGAGCTGAAATTGATTTCTTGGTAGGTTTCAGGTCAAAGGCCTCTGGAAATGAGAGAAAGTGTGAAATGAAGTGAGGAAAACAGTTCAAAATggcaatgtatttatttattttatttcagactCACAGATCAATTTCagtataaaaatgaaataaataaatgactaaatacagaaaaatatcaGGAaattcacacatcacacattaGTTCCAGTTTCTTGTGTCACGGTGGAGCCTCTGATTCTTTGAGTCTGTTAATCGACACCTATATTAATAAATTCAACGTGTGACTTACAATTTAATCAAATGAGCATATAATAACTTTCAAATCAATCACATAAGGTATAAGGTATATAGGGAAGTATTCTCAGAGAATCACCGTGTCTATTGAAAATAAATACTGAGCTCACATGATTCAAACCTTGTTACCAAAGTGGGAATAAAGTGATCTCAAGGCTTCTGTCTCCTTCCCACAGTTTCTTTCATGTACCACTTAGTGCTGCCACTTCAATGTTGCCATGGAATACAGGCTCATGAATAAAATGATCAACTGaggtaaatggactgtatttattttgCACTTATCCAGTTTTATGTACCAATTAAATCACTTTACAGTGCAAGTCGCAGTCGccccacacattcatacagcgccTCTTTACACAGAAGACACATCAGAATGCAGACTGGAGAATCTGGGGATTGAACCAGTGGACGACCCTCCTTACCTCCCGAGCCACTCACACttgttcaatcaatcaaattttactgatataacccataatcacaaatcacaatttgtctcatagagaTTAACAAGGTGGGACATCCTCTATCCTTAacccttcagttgtcataaaaactcaaaaggtgtttagctTGTCctgtctgggctactgtaagaaaaaaaaacaatttagataaaaaacatcactaggattatttattattcaatttctgacaatagatccctttcacctaaatctaacacactggacctttgaGTATAGAATATTCAAGCAAATGTATACACTTGTGCATATATtgaaggttgtgtgtttgtgtgtgtgtgtgtgtgagtgtgtgtgtgtgtgtgtgtgtgtgtgtgtgtgtgtgtgtttgtgtgtgtgtgttggcaggcaggcaggcaggtctCAGTATTTATAGTCACAGTGAAGGACTCCAGAGCGATGAACAGCCCAGAACAAGCTCTTTCTGTTCTCATGTCTGCTGTAGGAAACACGGACTTACATTAATACATGAAAGATGTGTTCCACATGCTGCCAAAGACCCAGGGCaacactctcctctctctcagggATCATTTCAGCAGTGGGAGCTAGagacctcatcatcatcctttcTGTTCACTTAATGCAATCAAGGTTCCCTTCTTCTCCCTCggtctcctgctgcagagggTTCTCTGAGTGCTTCACTCACTCAGAGGGTGTTATATGTGTTCTTGAGAGCCTATAATCAAGGAATCAAAGGAACGCCCACCACAGCCAGCCCTATTACCATTAAAGAAGGTTGGCATGACCCCACTGATGTAACTGGAGATTGATTTGGACTGAGCAGCAGATTTCTatttgtgtgcctgtgtatcTCAGGGAGAACAAGTCAAGCAGTTTAAATGtacttcatgtgtgtgtgtgtgtgtgtgtgtgtgtgtgtgtgtgtgtgtgtgtgtgtccgtgtgtgtttatgtgtgtgtgtggagacacATCAATATCCCTCATGTTGTTTTCTCGCCTGACTTGGCTGCTCCGTCTCCACGACtctcacagtgaggacagatgGCAAGGACTTACCCTACTAAGAAACCctccagcaaacacacacacccacacacacaggcttgatGCACAACACAAGAACTTCCTTGGCCCCCACTGACTTGTCTCTCAATCCAACAATGACTCATGCACAGCGTCCTCTCCCACCATTTTGGTAAATCACCTGAAGTCAGCAAATCAAACCCGAGCGCCTGCTGCTCTTTCCCGGCCTCACATCTCACCGAGGCTTCTGTCCACTGCCTCAAACACTCCATCACATCTCTGCTTCTCAGCTCAACCTACCATGGACATATAATCAGACATAATGTCAACTATAGAAGAGACTTTACACCTTTAACACAATAGTGCGATCATTTACTGAGCTGATCTGTGTGTACTGAAACGTGTGGGTGGATGATTGGAtacgtgagagtgtgtgtctgtgtgaatgtggtgcatgtgtgagaCACTGTGTAGGTGGACAACAGGCCAAACACATTCAACACTTAAATGTACAGCTTTGCAGTAGATGCATTGTGTATATATGCAGCTGAAAGgtattatataaatatcataGCTCAAGTTTTATTTCCCAAACTGATTAGAAACatctgtattttaatatttattataaagTCTAAACGTGTGTAGATAAATTTGTTTTAGGTTTAGTTGAAAGGATGAGTTTTTAACCCACATATTTCCTTTATCAGTTATTGTATCTTAATTTATGGATATGAtccattttttcttctttcttcttttcatatTTAAGTTTTTACAGTCTTAATTTGTCGTTCTTTATCTAATCTCACATATACAATTGATAATGAAGCACAAATACCATCAGTACATGATATCTACTGTCCATGTATGTCACAGATGTCTTATCATCTTAACGGCACTGAGGAAATCTTCAAACGGCTGACACATTGAAGGACATTGTTTTTTGAATAGGTGGAGAGACATTAATAATGCAAGTGGCTCCTCAGTAGACTACATGTCACTGGAGGGTTTAACAAGTATAAATATTATGTAAATCATGTGCTGAAGCCTCAAAAACCTTCAGATCCCTTCTAGGACATTCAATTCGAGCCCTTTTCACATATTTCCCAGGACAAATTCCCTTCCACCCAACAGGCCCAGTTAGAGTCACACATAAGGTTAATTACTGTTCCAACACCAGGGCTTTTTATAACGAGGACAAGCAGGCTTTACATAATCTCATTTAATTAACAATTAAAAGAGACGGAGGCTCAAATGTGTGAACACGGCTCTGTGGTGTTGTGACAGGGACAGAAGACTACACGGTCTGTTGCCTTCTCTTAACGCAGAAAAACAACGTGCGAGTTGTGGAACACAGACAGAATTGTTTTCAACTCAAAGGGAGCACATGTAGATTTACTAAATGTAATTCTTTAAATCTGAACAACGCCCGTCTCTAATTTTGCACATAACATACGAATTTGAGGACCTAAACATTCAGGAAATTCAAGGAGCCATGAACGCCCTGTGATAAGAATCAATAAACCATTACATGTAAATAATGACGTGACCAGGCCGACATAGAGAAAGACTGATTTTAATAAAAGCACATGTTTCCGTGAAGAATACAACTCTGTTAGTGAATACAAACACAGGCCTTTGTACACATGTTTACTTCGATGTTCTCTGGTTAACGTTTGGGGCTTGAcgctctttgtttgtttgtttcaactTCCCTGAAAGACGTAGACTTGTGAAGGggcaagaaaacaacacaggtcTGAGCCCTGAGTGACCGGTCAAGACATTTTagaatcacaaaaaaaatatgaatgtccAAGAACAATCCCTCAGAAAATATCCCCTACAAAATACatgacatggggggggggggcggaacTGTGGTCTAGGCATCGTCAGGCTTGTCTGTTGGAGGCCCGCATGGCTGCAGCATCTTCTCCATCAGGTTGAATCGGACCCGCGCCTTGCTCTCGTTCTCGGCCACGGAGAAGTAGTTGAGCAGGTCGAAATGTCCCATGTAGGAGCAGTAGGAGTCCCGGTGCTGGTTCACCAGCCATTCCCACTTGCTGGTGTCGGCGTGTCCGGTGCCGATGTACTTGGACTGGAGATGCTCCAGCTGGCTGTGGATGTTGTAGCGGTCCGTCATCGTCGCTCAGGTTTCGGGTTCACAGACGCTctagatggaggagagagagtaaaACATAAACATCAATGCAACGGAAGTAATACGAGCAGAAAATATGAGATGTACCCACATCAGCAAAAATTTggttaaaaacaacttaaaccACAAGTTTGGTTTAATCGTTCTACAGTTGACTCGATAACTGTTTGGATATAACCGGAGGAAAAGAACTAGCTTCATCGCTTTGtagctagcgttagcatgctagcagTCAACGCGAGGCTAGTTAGCTGCTGCTAATCCAATAAAAGTCTCCATGACTCGACGCCTCTCGCTAAATAAAATCATGTTAACGATCATTTCAGATATAAAACACACGTACTGGATGATAACGCAGACAAGAGGAGCGACAGCAGAAGTTTTAAACAACAAAGCGCTCCGACCGCGATTAGCAACTTACCAGAGGAGAGGTGACTTCCGGTATTGTCCTACTGTTAAATGAACCGGTGGGGGGAAAGGCTGTAGCTTTTTTTGTTCCCCCTTCGAttcagaagaggaagaacacaaacagttacaaaataagtataaataaatatgaaataatagtaaaataagaCATAAGACATTGATGGAAAAATAGCAGAACAAAACATtgaatacaattaaataaatgaggTAAAACGGGAAAGCTTACAATGATATCTATCCTGGAGAAGTAAAAGAAATAAGGATGTAATCAAATCTGGATGAAACTCAAtccattttttttgtataaattgCGATTCTagtaatatatttttgtcatcGAATTACtaagattttatttaaattaaatcgaAAACTTTAACTCACATGGAACAGGCTGAGTTAattcattttatacaatttagAAGGACGTCTGCCTGAAACTCTGAGATTGCcatatttctgtgtgttgccAGATTTTGGTGATAGGGAACACTGAGGAAAACACCTCCAATCATTTTAAAAGTCTGTTTATTTTTGACTCATTCAGTTCCCTTTCTTAGTACGTCCCCTTTCTTTACATTAATCAACAgcagttgttgagatatttaacTCAGATCCTCAATTAGgaacctcatggtggcgctgGCAGGAAAGTCAGGGGATCAGAATTGATTATGAATTTACTTTGGGAAATATCAATAATCATACAAAATGTCATTTCAATCAGTCCTATAGGTGTGACTTGAATATCTGAACCAAATCTTCATGGTAATGAAATATTAGTATATAGCTgctgaaatatctcaactcGGACCCAACTGTGAGACTGTCGATCAACACTTTCATCCCTGGAGCCATAAATACAATTTCTCAATGTTATTAAGAAGGGTGTCATATCTTCAGAGGTGACTTTAATATCTCACCGATGTGTTTACTGTCTGCCtggaagaaaacacacagtcgAGCTGGTTCCATATCCAAACATGATTTCTCATTTGTAGCCTAAACAGATTTGTTTCTCCTCTTGTGGCATATTAATACAGCCTGTTCAACCCCCCGCAACTGTTCTATTTGGTTTATCTGAGTGTAAATCAATTAAACTGCAGCATTAGCAGTGTCCCTTGTgttgaatatgtttttataacTAAAGCAAATTTCCACTCTCAGTCCCCCGAGGGGAACAGTTTGCACAATCTGACTTGCACAAGCTCATCTATTTTTGGACTTGCAAGTTTTGTGGTCAATTATTCTCTCGTCGAATGAGTTGTTATCCTTTGTTGGGCTGAGTCAACACATTGTGGTTTCTCGTTAGAAACTGCAGAAGAACgagggaggcagagggaagCAGATGGCAACAACGTTCGAAATAGATCACACTCACTGGGTTAGACTGCGTTAACAT
Proteins encoded in this window:
- the sf3b5 gene encoding splicing factor 3B subunit 5, translated to MTDRYNIHSQLEHLQSKYIGTGHADTSKWEWLVNQHRDSYCSYMGHFDLLNYFSVAENESKARVRFNLMEKMLQPCGPPTDKPDDA